A genomic region of Plasmodium falciparum 3D7 genome assembly, chromosome: 11 contains the following coding sequences:
- a CDS encoding condensin-2 complex subunit D3, putative, which yields MNDKDKLHKKKEKYANLNDDVEYEEIEKKMKRRKVEKKFTNTNIMEYKLNIHNNIFLKHMKENKEKYEKIDNVEKIYRKLKADIISLNISYVQMEHYDSFFYYEKNKIDFILPELDNIINSSNIDTLKDLCDISFYPIYNPTLGKRIIEWLTKDRNNNDKKEYTESVNMSYLFSLNILLSYLIYKNDDNSNYSCMIYLNMLHWMHNDKKILKFRLFILKGILKRFLFCCSYFNDKEILKLKKIENDSVIDEEKLDVLKNIFLTLHNSVEYIDISNLLNINDKNCIFELIKFFIELIKRPLIYSLHILCVNYLIKIVKSCYDFRFTYNINVELYDIGPEVNIFVKIINLILAKILSVIKDTKNDENMFCLEQINNINNLITLFFINILNNCVRIIIPQVLINDKLKKQYLLNNENKYNREANTNNDDKIFEDEVVVNACNPIFSFIEIFIINHSDKYEKNVFIELIKILIKECRKIEKRYNIMKMISDEYILFIKDGDSKRKHDKSIDTNYIKNRKVSRKRFDSNASFKLSDEYSSSIYSETEDEDKNEDDVHKNGIRNITNNQNGINVNDGDDNNKRNNEINEETNEITMKESTKINKDDIISSQGEEQIKSNESPEAIDDLNEINKQPKKKVYRNNFINKLNYKRKGTFHIDNKRYYITYESVMVRYLNLLLKYMNCERYQIRNTMLDLFLSLIKKKRTNKNESIFQSIFKLFLERLEDPNVIVKAKALSMLVTLTNKKYYDNSLIYKFIFNKMNEKINMYKIISSNIYSNRSNIRKVIIQYIEAIFETLIHKKLNYKIFFFFVCNYLCTLSLDAMSSVRRQVLLTVNNLFINASHDFHITKIWIAIIFSAITDIEETIKDECVSIFLNTFIKPAFSSSLLNINENKIKQVLKKYNITYFKINQELVEKISMKYLNENPRKYECSDMPNKVPIISLSDDTKNNKFKNENNIDYNNEEGKIYEDNNYSNINMDKIMEEKKNKNLKKQSDEEYDRNNDGILYLIHLCNIYFENDFNNTFICILKYMTKYDLLHFNIIISYLKKKKNNTLEEFIHFLNSFLYNMRYFSIKVLNTFLLDFIIQLSKEYQKKIKFENVLFLLNRCYEIYLMNINNMNSGSNIELYNNKYKTNHLEKKDNNDHSNDNISNVVLNDNIEEKENNILIDHILSNEDLIYEKEICTNGILKNILLKLFTILYNLLDTTEEELDESFLVKMENTIYHFNCPICFIYIILNIIRKKKKNINEFIEKLKNKIVYFFEHIESIELNNIFCNILITFIFLINDFKKGDTFLNMVCIKLKRIYENIDNTEMNTTSNNNNNNNNISGSDNNNNNIIFGSNNSSCNNNIMIKNCIYLTQSILVIDKSVSIRNDLFLNFEKDLKNVNTCMNILNNLIILIYYMIINFGSSCNKFVFVLLRFFKHDNSFLRYLSFYVLSKLLSEDYIKYNNQFFFGVLYLLADKNEIIRKQSLSVFKHILMMYSNKTNIINYIIECIFVLNNFYNFKLSKHLIHIGNIFHIHNKIDRYKIYSYLLENLSNSEKFSLQQKLINEYLIQYVYNYDNYYFEEDDDIRNENSKLKKKTILPLNDEDNEGSVLLDVLNILSCKLMKIKIKKDFAPKLEEKNKNIRIKNVENSVKVLNDLMKNILKKNTLPILLSLRTIMFKTKSFFFKYINNLIIYLCIDYKDSIEELINETHIRNEIIIDFQNFIYVDSILLHAEQYNHLFFDKNKNININFLEHSENIFDTQINHHQNKAKKNKRNKKYYHLMDNNHNNNNDKKNNNNYSYYTSSDEYQQVEKVLHGISSDSDEYAQKKKKKKNNKIKK from the exons ATGAACGATAAAGATAAATTACATAAGAAAAAAGAGAAGTATGCCAATTTAAATGACGATGTAGAATATGAGGagattgaaaaaaaaatgaaaaggagGAAGGTAGAAAAGAAGTTTACAAACACAAACATCAtggaatataaattaaatattcataataatatatttttaaaacatatgaAAGAgaacaaagaaaaatatgaaaaaatcgATAatgtagaaaaaatatatagaaagtTAAAAGCTGATATTATTTcgttaaatatatcatatgttCAAATGGAACATTatgattcttttttttattatgaaaaaaataaaattgatttTATACTTCCTGAAttagataatattattaattcatCAAATATTGATACATTAAAAGATTTATGtgatatatctttttatcCTATATATAACCCAaca CTCGGCAAACGAATAATCGAATGGTTGACAAAagatagaaataataatgataagaaGGAATATACTGAAAGTGTTAATATGtcttatttatttagttTGAACATCCTCTTATCATacttaatatataagaatgaTGATAATTCAAATTATAGCTGCATGATATACCTAAATATGCTACAC TGGATGCACAACGACAAGAAAATTTTGAAATTTCGTCTGTTCATACTCAAAGGAATACTCAAGAGATTCTTATTTTGTTGTTCTTATtttaatgataaagaaattttaaagttaaaaaaaattgaaaatgaTAGTGTGATAGatg AGGAAAAACTTGacgttttaaaaaatatatttcttactTTACATAACAGCGTggaatatatagatataagtAATTTGCTAAACATAAATGATAAGAATTGTATATTtgaattaattaaattttttatcgAGTTAATTAAAAGGCCTTTGATATATTCTTTACACATACTGTGTGTAAACTATTTAATAAAGATAGTGAAGAGTTGTTATGACTTTCGTTTTacgtataatataaatgtagaATTATACGACATAGGCCCAGaagtaaatatttttgtaaaaattataaatttaatattagcGAAAATATTGTCTGTTATAAAAGAtacaaaaaatgatgaaaatatgttTTGTTTAGAGcagataaataatataaataatttaattactttattctttattaacattttaaataattgtgTTCGTATTATTATACCACAAGTTCTAATTAATGATAAACTAAAGaaacaatatttattaaataatgaaaataaatataataggGAAGCAAATACAAACAACGATGACAAAATATTTGAAGATGAAGTTGTTGTGAATgcat gcaatcctatattttcttttattgaaatatttataataaatcacAGCGATAAATacgaaaaaaatgtatttatcgaactaatcaaaatattaataaaagaatgccgaaaaattgaaaagagatataatattatgaaaatgatttctgatgaatatattttattcataaagGATGGTGATAGTAAAAGGAAACATGACAAATCTATAgatacaaattatataaaaaatcgAAAAGTAAGTAGAAAAAGGTTTGATTCTAATGCTTCTTTTAAGTTGTCAGATGAGTATAGTTCATCTATATATTCGGAGACGGAAGATGAGGACAAGAACGAGGACGATGTACATAAAAATggaataagaaatataactAATAATCAAAATGGAATCAATGTAAATGATGgcgatgataataataaaagaaataatgaaattaaCGAGGAAACAAATGAAATAACTATGAAAGAGAgtacaaaaattaataaggatgatataatatcatcACAAGGGGAGGAACAAATAAAATCAAACGAGTCACCAGAAGCAATAGATGATcttaatgaaataaataaacaaccAAAGAAAAAAGTGTATAGAAATAATTTCATTAATAAGTtgaattataaaagaaaaggaacatttcatattgataataaaagatattatatCACATATGAAAGTGTAATGGTTAGATATTTAAAtttgttattaaaatatatgaattgtGAAAGATATCAAATAAGAAATACTATgcttgatttatttttatccttaataaaaaagaaaagaacaaataaaaatgaatctATATTTCAAAGTATATTTAAACTGTTTTTAGAACGATTAGAAGACCCGAATGTAATTGTAAAGGCAAAGGCATTATCTATGCTAGTTACCTTAACgaataagaaatattatgataattcattaatatataaatttatatttaataaaatgaatgaaaaaataaatatgtataaaattatatcatCCAACATTTATAGTAATCGTAGTAATATACGAAAAGtaattatacaatatatagaAGCCATATTTGAAAcattaatacataaaaaattaaattataaaattttttttttttttgtatgtaattatttatgtacatTATCATTAGATGCTATGTCTTCTGTACGTAGACAAGTATTATTAActgttaataatttatttattaatgcCAGTCATGATTTTCATATTACTAAAATATGGATAGCAATAATTTTTTCCGCAATAACAGATATCGAAGAAACTATAAAAGATGAATGtgtatctatatttttaaatacgTTTATTAAACCTGCTTTTTCAAGTTCcctattaaatataaatgagaaCAAAATTAAACAAGTATTGaaaaagtataatataacctattttaaaattaatcaAGAATTAGTTGAAAAAATTAgtatgaaatatttaaatgaaaatccAAGAAAATATGAATGTAGTGATATGCCAAATAAGGTGCCTATTATTTCATTAAGTGatgatacaaaaaataataaatttaaaaatgagaataatattgactataataatgaagaaggAAAGatatatgaagataataattatagcaatataaatatggataAGATaatggaagaaaaaaaaaataaaaatttgaaaaaacAAAGTGATGAAGAATATGATAGGAACAATGatggtatattatatttaattcatttatgtaatatatattttgagaatgattttaataatacttttatttgtatattaaaatatatgactaaatatgatttattacattttaacATAATCatatcatatttaaaaaaaaagaaaaataacaCTTTAGAagaatttatacattttttaaattcttttttatataatatgagatatttttcaataaaggtattaaatacatttttattagatTTTATAATACAGTTATCTAAagaatatcaaaaaaaaataaaatttgagAATGTGTTATTTCTCTTAAATAGATGTTACGAAATATAtttgatgaatataaataatatgaatagtgGAAGTAAtatagaattatataataacaaatataaaacgAATCATCTagaaaaaaaggataataatgatcattCTAATGATAACATATCAAACGTAgtattaaatgataatatagaagaaaaagaaaataatattttgattGATCATATATTAAGTAATGaagatttaatatatgaaaaagaaatatgtaCTAAtggaatattaaaaaatattttattaaaattatttactattctttataatttgttAGATACTACAGAAGAAGAATTAGATGAATCTTTTTTGGTTAAGATGGAAAATACAATTTACCATTTTAATTGTcctatatgttttatatatataatattgaatattataagaaagaaaaaaaaaaatataaatgaatttatagaaaagttaaaaaataaaatagtatatttttttgaacatATCGAATCTATTGaattgaataatatattttgtaatatattaataacgTTTATATTCTTGATAAATGATTTTAAAAAGGGTGATACGTTTTTAAATATGGTGtgtataaaattaaagaggatttatgaaaatattgataatacGGAAATGAATACaacaagtaataataataataataataataatattagtggtagtgataataataataataatattatttttggtagtaataatagtagttgtaataataatatcatgaTTAAgaattgtatttatttaaccCAAAGCATTTTAGTTATTGATAAAAGTGTTAGTATACgtaatgatttatttttaaattttgaaAAAGATTTAAAGAATGTAAATACATGTATGAATATccttaataatttaattatccttatatattatatgataataaattttgGTAGTTCATGCAACAAAtttgtttttgttcttttacgTTTTTTTAAACATGATAATTCTTTCCTTagatatttatcattttatgtattatccaaattattatcagaggattatataaaatataataatcaatTTTTCTTTGgagttttatatttattagcagataaaaatgaaataatacgTAAACAATCTTTGTCTGTATTTAAACACATTTTAATGATGTATTCTAACAAAacgaatataataaattatataatagaatgtatatttgttttaaataatttttataacttcAAATTAAGTAAACATCTAATACATATaggaaatatatttcatatacataataaaattgacagatataaaatttattcatatttattagaaAATTTAAGTAATAGTGAAAAATTTTCTTTAcaacaaaaattaataaatgaatatttaatacagtatgtatataattatgataattattatttcgaagaagatgatgatataagaaatgaaaatagcaaattaaaaaaaaaaacaattttaccattaaatgatgaagataatgaaGGTTCAGTATTATTAgatgtattaaatattttatcttgtaaattaatgaaaattaaaattaaaaaagatttCGCTCCTAaattagaagaaaaaaataaaaatatcagaataaaaaatgtagaaaataGTGTAAAAGTATTAAATgatttaatgaaaaatattttaaaaaaaaatacattaccaatattattatcattaagaACGATTATGTTTAAAAccaaatcttttttttttaaatatattaataatttaattatatatttatgtatagaTTATAAAGATTCAATAGAGGAATTGATAAATGAAACACATATTagaaatgaaataattatagattttcaaaattttatatatgtagattccatattattacatgCTGAACAGTATAATCATCTATTctttgataaaaataaaaatatcaatATCAATTTTTTAGAACATtcagaaaatatatttgacaCACAAATAAATCATCACCAAAATAAAgctaaaaagaataaaagaaataaaaaatattatcatttaatggataataatcataataataacaatgataaaaaaaataataataattattcttattacaCTTCTAGTGATGAATATCAGCAAGTTGAAAAAGTCTTACATGGAATATCATCTGACAGCGACGAATAtgcccaaaaaaaaaaaaaaaaaaaaaataataaaataaaaaaatga
- a CDS encoding 3-oxo-5-alpha-steroid 4-dehydrogenase, putative — protein sequence MKVILKKRNGKYIDCFDLSPSTTVDQFKEIYYKKYHYYPERQKWNLDSAAGKTLISGTLNENGIKDSDILIFKDLGVQISWRLVYVIEYLGPIIIFPFFYFCDKYVYSHTNKNKHIIQIFSLWFLLFHFIKREFESLFIHRFSNATMPIIRVPINCGHYWILCGVSIGYYLFHPLYKPYDIESKPYWVYGLFFVLLILEFLNLKCHLILRNLRPRGTKNRGIPHGYGFNHISCANYFYESLIWIIFSLITNTLTGYVFSFVATTQMTIWALKKHKNYKREFPNYPRNRKAIFPYIL from the exons atgaaagtaatattaaaaaagagaaatggaaaatatatagaCTGTTTTGATTTGAGTCCTTCAACAACTGTTGATCAATTTAAAGaaatttattacaaaaaat atCATTATTATCCAGAAAGGCAAAAATGGAATTTAGATTCAG CCGCTGGAAAAACATTAATAAGTGGGacattaaatgaaaatggaATAAAAGACAgtgatatattaatatttaaagatCTAG ggGTACAAATATCGTGGCGATTAGTTTATGTTATAGAATATTTGGGaccaattattattttcccctttttttatttttgtgatAAATATGTGTATTCACACACAAATAAGAATAAgcatattatacaaat ATTTTCCCTATGGTTTttgttatttcattttataaaaagagaGTTTGAATCTTTGTTTATTCATCGATTTAGTAATGCTACCATGCCAATAATTAGGGTTCCCATAAATTGTGGTCATTATTG GATATTATGTGGTGTTAGCATTGGGTACTATTTATTTCATCCATTATATAAGCCGTATGATATTGAATCCAAACCATATTGGGTTTACGGccttttttttgtgttatta ATTTTAGAATTCCTCAATTTAAAATGCCACTTGATATTAAGAAATTTAAGACCACGAG GTACCAAAAATAGAGGGATACCTCATGGTTATGGCTTTAATCATATATCATGTGCCAACTATTTTTATGAATCATTAATATggattatattttcattaattaCAAATACATTGACAG gTTATGTTTTTAGCTTTGTTGCTACCACACAAATGACCATATGGGCTCTTAAGAAacacaaaaattataaaagggAATTTCCTAACTACCCAAg GAATAGGAAGGCAATATTTCCATATATCTTATGA